TGGGTAATTCCATCCTCTCACGTAACTAGAACTTTCCGGACAAGAAGGGTGATCAATTCCATGAGCTACTTAAACTAAATAAAATTCGTTTTGCACGCATAAGTAGCTACTGAACTCATACCACAAGTATAATATAAGCCTGAGTCTTCTACACAGCCCCATTTTATCAAGTCCACAAAATCTCTGGAGCTAATGAGCCCCCAAGCATAACTTTTAGTAATGCTTTGGAGAACAATTGAAGACTGCATTAAAATTCCAACACAATAAATGATAGTTATTTAAACATGCAGGTCTACATACCTCATTAACAGTTTCAACAAGGTTCCAGTCCTGTATAACAACAACAATATAAGTACAGATTTTTTGGCACTAAACCTTAACAGAATGATCCCACTTTCTACGGACCCTACCAGGGCCAGGAATAAGGTACTCCAATGTCATCTGAGGAGTTGTGGTTATCTCTCCAACTGCCTTGTAACTAGAAAAACGTCATGCGTATGCAGTGTACCCTGGACTGGTGCATCACAGGCCCTTGCTGTGCTGGGGCTACATATACACCCCCGCAGCTTCAGAGCTCAGTAGAGTGCATAATACAGCACAGTATGGCACCAGTACAGCAAGGACAAGGTACAAGACTAGTGCGAACGTATCACAAAAGAATTAAAAACCTCCATTACATTTTAATTCCATTATCTGATGGCATTGAGCTAACAGTAATTCCACCCTAATTAACAAAGCACAATGAATGACACGTGATATAATACATACCAATGGCTCCATACCGTTTGTTTTACAACGGACCACCCGCCAGAGCTAACATATGTGTGAAGAGTATCATACGAGTTTTGTAAGATACTGTCGTAGTGGTCTTTTGAACTCCCCGCCATTGCTTGATCGAAAATCTGTATACGCCTAGCGTATGATTATAACACGTGATTGCAAGCGTGATTGTGCGGTTAAATTAGAAGGTTGCTGTATTAATCACGAGGTTGGGTGTTCGTTTCCAACAGTATTATCGCCGTTATGAAGTACGTTTGGTTATTTTCATTGCTTTCCTGCTCCCTGCTTGCAATACCTGGGGACTGTGAGGAGGGTCAGCCATTCCTTCCCTTCTACCCTTATATCCCTCATAACCAAGGTGGGCTGACTTGTGACgtaattttgtgtttgtattCATGTACTTCCTGTGATAACGTAATGGTGTAAAAATAGTAGATGCCACTTGTTCTAGACCAACCAGGAAGGAAATCTGAATTTTAGAGATGACTCAATTCTTTG
The Dysidea avara chromosome 7, odDysAvar1.4, whole genome shotgun sequence genome window above contains:
- the LOC136262341 gene encoding stAR-related lipid transfer protein 5-like isoform X2, yielding MAGSSKDHYDSILQNSYDTLHTYVSSGGWSVVKQTVWSHCYKAVGEITTTPQMTLEYLIPGPGRVRRKWDHSVKDWNLVETVNESSIVLQSITKSYAWGLISSRDFVDLIKWGCVEDSGLYYTCAHGIDHPSCPESSSYVRGWNYPCGMLCYPTDNGKTKMYYMLQCDIRGYLPTSLVESSIPSSMVDVYSGLQGAVDAELLSSH
- the LOC136262341 gene encoding stAR-related lipid transfer protein 5-like isoform X3: MEPLGGITVSSMPSDNGIKIYKAVGEITTTPQMTLEYLIPGPGRVRRKWDHSVKDWNLVETVNESSIVLQSITKSYAWGLISSRDFVDLIKWGCVEDSGLYYTCAHGIDHPSCPESSSYVRGWNYPCGMLCYPTDNGKTKMYYMLQCDIRGYLPTSLVESSIPSSMVDVYSGLQGAVDAELLSSH
- the LOC136262341 gene encoding stAR-related lipid transfer protein 5-like isoform X1, whose product is MAGSSKDHYDSILQNSYDTLHTYVSSGGWSVVKQTGGITVSSMPSDNGIKIYKAVGEITTTPQMTLEYLIPGPGRVRRKWDHSVKDWNLVETVNESSIVLQSITKSYAWGLISSRDFVDLIKWGCVEDSGLYYTCAHGIDHPSCPESSSYVRGWNYPCGMLCYPTDNGKTKMYYMLQCDIRGYLPTSLVESSIPSSMVDVYSGLQGAVDAELLSSH